GGGAGACGAATAAGCATACTGATAAGTCAGCACACAGACGGTGAAATTGCCTCAAAGGTTGCCAGGATTCTTGGATACGACCCTGTGAGGGGATCGACAACAAGGGGAGGAGCGAAAGCTTTCAGACAGATGTTGAGGAAGGCGAGAGCAGGCAGATGCCTTGCAGTCGCTTCAGATGGCCCGCGCGGTCCAAGGTGCGTATTCCAGCCCGGAGTAGTCAAGCTCGCGCAACTGACCGGTCTCCCCATTCTACCTGTGGGAATTGGGGTCGAGCGGAAGAAAGTTCTCTCGTCCTGGGATAGGTTTGTCATTCCGGCGCCTTTCTCGCGCTGCGTCGTTGTATATGGGGATCCAATTCACGTCAACAAAAGGGATGATGTATCGACGGTGACGAGTGTTGCAGGAAAGGAGCTGGCAGAGCTGTCGGAAACCGCAAACAGTTACTTTCTCACGAGGTGAATCTTGTGGCATGTCGTCTATAGCCTGCTCACCTTTCCTGTGTCGATTTCCCTTCACCTGCTCCGACCTTTGCTTAACGAAGAGTTCACGGAGAGGTTGGGAGAAGTTGCCCCACCTGAAGCGAGCATAGTTTATTGGTTCCACTGCGCTTCTGTTGGTGAGCTCTCTGCAATATCCGGTCTTCTTTCAGAGATTAGAAGACGAGAACCGGACTCTGGGGTAGTCATCTCCACCATGACCAGGACTGGAAAGGATCGGGCAAAGAGACTTTTTCCTGATGTCCCCTCCTTTCTTGCACCCCTGGACTCCTCTCGTTTTATAAAAACCGCCCTGAGCAG
This sequence is a window from candidate division TA06 bacterium. Protein-coding genes within it:
- a CDS encoding DUF374 domain-containing protein, translating into MQLERFKINAAAVLGSLFVLVLGRTLRTKKAGRKDPGRCVIYAFWHGRMIVPLFTHRGRRISILISQHTDGEIASKVARILGYDPVRGSTTRGGAKAFRQMLRKARAGRCLAVASDGPRGPRCVFQPGVVKLAQLTGLPILPVGIGVERKKVLSSWDRFVIPAPFSRCVVVYGDPIHVNKRDDVSTVTSVAGKELAELSETANSYFLTR